The following coding sequences are from one Xiphias gladius isolate SHS-SW01 ecotype Sanya breed wild chromosome 14, ASM1685928v1, whole genome shotgun sequence window:
- the phc3 gene encoding polyhomeotic-like protein 3 isoform X1 — translation MERQSPGERRADTNRTVAPAPAAAATTTTAPTTSAAVTVATVSASSSTTCIRAPSASLGIVPSDRQAVQVIQHAIHRPQSMAAQYLHQMYAAQQQHLMLQTAALQQHQHNPHLQSLATIQQASVCQRQSPSSSTGSLVQPAGGSQSSITLPASPVAAQLIGRTQTSNSTAAATTISQQAMLLGNRPTNCNQAQMYLRTQMLILTPAAPVAAVQSDLPAVTSCSSLPTSSQVQNLALRAHLPGALATAHSVILKPPAQSQALSPAASLSKTSVCALKTGQLTDTSTETGQPGPQIITPVQTHALVKQQLSCPSGQRVAHHQLILQQATAGALNHRQLQPIALRVAPQETNSSPLPLSVKRLTALSTQSQTNSDPQAPSSSSSSSSSSSSSFSSSSSFSSSSSSSSVTSVFASSAQTSIPAATVQPQPPPLVAAPQRRLSFPQVQNQPPPPPPPLVLPRLPKNPPASLQRLSMHSVQALAVQSGQVLLTEQELPVAEALVQMPYQNLPPPQTVAVDLKVHPVRRNETPSSGQTCKVNGLSSEERKDECCPSRQRDRTPIPLVVAHKQNGTAVMGSSPIISSHSVIRSPQVEEPSQLTTTTNSSCSSTSSSSSSNPPPPPPPLPPPILPAAVRGPSQPPSAPASLPGSPDRILTTHVLTHLIEGFVIREGLEPFPVGPSSLLVDQQASLPESQEIHTNGDAAAEDSPLDADQSDSTDSEMENDGPTADVAELGESVLQCEYCGSRGYAQTFLRSKRFCSMTCVRRFNVSCTKRITILRAGRWGHRPTGRRGRPPSRVNEASRVHFLRQAHGSCGSEETQQGSLREEDDEAQEEEEEEEEEEEEEDEPPVPMKTRLRKQAERQREREREQERQQRMPEAISVSDGEEDVGCPSQWNVEQVFSYISSLPGGRDVAEEFRSQEIDGQALLLLTEDHLVSTMNLKLGPALKLCAHINSLKDA, via the exons ATGGAGCGGCAGAGCCCAGGGGAGAGGCGGGCGGATACTAACAGGACCGTAGCCCCCGcccccgccgccgccgccaccaccaccaccgccccCACCACGTCGGCTGCAGTCACCGTGGCAACAGTCAGcgccagcagcagcaccacgTGCATCCGGGCGCCCTCGGCTTCCCTCGGCATCGTCCCGTCGGACAGGCAGGCAGTCCAG GTGATCCAGCACGCCATCCACAGACCTCAGAGCATGGCGGCCCAGTACCTGCATCAGATGTACGCggcccagcagcagcacctcATGCTGCAGACGGCAGCcctgcagcagcaccagcacaACCCCCATCTGCAGAGTCTGGCAACCATACAgcag GCTTCAGTCTGTCAGAGGCAGTCTCCGTCTTCATCTACTGGCAGTTTGGTTCAACCTGCTGGTGGTTCCCAAAGCTCG ATCACATTACCAGCGTCTCCAGTGGCAGCCCAGCTGATTGGCCGCACCCAAACATCCaactccactgctgctgcaacCACCATATCGCAGCAGGCCATGCTCCTGGGAAACAGACCCACCAACTGTAACCAAGCTCAGATGTACCTTCGAACTCAGATG CTTATTCTAACTCCTGCAGCCCCTGTGGCTGCAGTTCAGTCAGACCTCCCTGCTGtcacctcctgctcctctttacCTACCTCCTCTCAG GTGCAGAATCTGGCTCTGCGTGCCCACTTGCCTGGAGCTCTGGCTACAGCCCACAGTGTCATCCTAAAGCCGCCGGCCCAGTCCCAAGCCTTGTCTCCAGCTGCCTCTTTGTCCAAGACGTCAGTCTGTGCTCTGAAGACCGGCCAGTTGACTGACACCTCAACTGAAACAGGTCAGCCTGGACCCCAGATTATAACCCCAG TGCAGACCCACGCTCTGGTCAAGCAGCAGCTGTCCTGTCCATCAGGCCAGCGGGTAGCACACCACCAGCTCATCCTCCAGCAGGCCACAGCGGGCGCTCTCAACCACAGACAGCTCCAGCCCATTGCCCTCAGAGTGGCCCCCCAAGAGACCAACTCCagccctcttcctctttcagtcAAAAGACTGACCGCTCTCAGCACCCAGTCACAAACCAACAGTGACCCCCAAgccccctcttcttcttcttcttcttcttcttcttcttcgtcttctttttcttcttcttcttctttttcttcttcctcttcttcttcgtctGTCACCAGCGTGTTTGCATCATCAGCTCAGACCTCAATCCCAGCTGCCACCGTTCagcctcagcctcctcctctggtGGCCGCTCCACAGCGTCGGCTCTCGTTCCCACAAGTGCAGAATCagcctccgcctcctcctccacctctggtTCTCCCCAGGCTGCCCAAGAACCCCCCAGCCTCCCTCCAGAGGTTGTCCATGCACTCCGTCCAGGCTTTGGCCGTCCAGTCGGGGCAGGTGCTGCTGACAGAGCAGGAGCTCCCTGTGGCGGAGGCCCTGGTCCAGATGCCCTACCAGAAcctgcctcctcctcagacGGTGGCTGTCGATCTGAAAGTGCATCCGGTCAGACGCAATGAAACTCCATCG TCGGGGCAAACATGCAAAGTGAATGGACTGAGctcagaggagaggaaagatgaatGTTGTCCAAGTCGACAGAGAGACAGGACCCCTATACCCCTCGTTGTGGCTCATAAGCAGAACGGTACAG CAGTGATGGGTTCATCCCCCATCATCTCCAGTCACTCAGTGATCAGGTCACCACAGGTGGAGGAGCCCTCCCagctcaccaccaccaccaacagtagctgcagcagcactagcagcagcagcagcagcaaccctcctcctccacctcctcctctgcctcctcccatCCTTCCTGCTGCAGTCAGAGGCCCCAGCCAGCCTCCCTCTGCCCCGGCCAGCCTCCCAGGAAGCCCCGACAGGATACTTACAACCCATGTCCTCACACACCTCATAGAGGGCTTTGTCATCAGAGAGGGCCTGGAGCCATTCCCG GTGGGTCCTTCCTCGCTCTTAGTAGACCAGCAGGCTTCACTTCCAGAGTCCCAGGAGATACACACCAACGGGGATGCAGCGGCAGAGGACAGTCCTCTGGATGCTGACCAGTCAGATTCAACAGACTCTGAGATGGAAAACGATGGCCCTACAGCAGATG TTGCAGAGCTGGGGGAGAGTGTGCTGCAGTGTGAATACTGCGGGAGCAGAGGTTATGCTCAGACGTTTCTGCGCTCCAAACGCTTCTGCTCCATGACGTGTGTCCGAAG GTTCAATGTGAGCTGCACCAAGCGAATCACCATACTGAGAGCGGGCCGCTGGGGTCACAGGCCAACGGGCAGGAGAGGACGACCCCCCAGCCGAGTCAATGAAGCCTCCAGAGTGCATTTCCTGAGACAG GCTCATGGGTCATGTGGCTCAGAGGAGACTCAGCAGGGTTCACTGAGAGAGGAGGACGACGAGgcgcaggaggaggaggaggaggaggaggaggaggaggaggaggaggatgaaccTCCCGTTCCCATGAAGACCAGGCTCCGGAAGCAGGCTGAGAGgcagcgagagagggagagggagcaagagagacagcagaggaTGCCAGAAGCAATCAGTGTTTCTGACGGAGAGGAAGACGTCGGCTGTCCCTCCCAGTGGAACGTGGAACAAGTGTTTTCTTATATCAGCTCCCTGCCAG
- the phc3 gene encoding polyhomeotic-like protein 3 isoform X3 — MERQSPGERRADTNRTVAPAPAAAATTTTAPTTSAAVTVATVSASSSTTCIRAPSASLGIVPSDRQAVQVIQHAIHRPQSMAAQYLHQMYAAQQQHLMLQTAALQQHQHNPHLQSLATIQQASVCQRQSPSSSTGSLVQPAGGSQSSITLPASPVAAQLIGRTQTSNSTAAATTISQQAMLLGNRPTNCNQAQMYLRTQMLILTPAAPVAAVQSDLPAVTSCSSLPTSSQVQNLALRAHLPGALATAHSVILKPPAQSQALSPAASLSKTSVCALKTGQLTDTSTETGQPGPQIITPVQTHALVKQQLSCPSGQRVAHHQLILQQATAGALNHRQLQPIALRVAPQETNSSPLPLSVKRLTALSTQSQTNSDPQAPSSSSSSSSSSSSSFSSSSSFSSSSSSSSVTSVFASSAQTSIPAATVQPQPPPLVAAPQRRLSFPQVQNQPPPPPPPLVLPRLPKNPPASLQRLSMHSVQALAVQSGQVLLTEQELPVAEALVQMPYQNLPPPQTVAVDLKVHPVRRNETPSSGQTCKVNGLSSEERKDECCPSRQRDRTPIPLVVAHKQNGTAVMGSSPIISSHSVIRSPQVEEPSQLTTTTNSSCSSTSSSSSSNPPPPPPPLPPPILPAAVRGPSQPPSAPASLPGSPDRILTTHVLTHLIEGFVIREGLEPFPVGPSSLLVDQQASLPESQEIHTNGDAAAEDSPLDADQSDSTDSEMENDGPTADELGESVLQCEYCGSRGYAQTFLRSKRFCSMTCVRRFNVSCTKRITILRAGRWGHRPTGRRGRPPSRVNEASRVHFLRQAHGSCGSEETQQGSLREEDDEAQEEEEEEEEEEEEEDEPPVPMKTRLRKQAERQREREREQERQQRMPEAISVSDGEEDVGCPSQWNVEQVFSYISSLPGGRDVAEEFRSQEIDGQALLLLTEDHLVSTMNLKLGPALKLCAHINSLKDA, encoded by the exons ATGGAGCGGCAGAGCCCAGGGGAGAGGCGGGCGGATACTAACAGGACCGTAGCCCCCGcccccgccgccgccgccaccaccaccaccgccccCACCACGTCGGCTGCAGTCACCGTGGCAACAGTCAGcgccagcagcagcaccacgTGCATCCGGGCGCCCTCGGCTTCCCTCGGCATCGTCCCGTCGGACAGGCAGGCAGTCCAG GTGATCCAGCACGCCATCCACAGACCTCAGAGCATGGCGGCCCAGTACCTGCATCAGATGTACGCggcccagcagcagcacctcATGCTGCAGACGGCAGCcctgcagcagcaccagcacaACCCCCATCTGCAGAGTCTGGCAACCATACAgcag GCTTCAGTCTGTCAGAGGCAGTCTCCGTCTTCATCTACTGGCAGTTTGGTTCAACCTGCTGGTGGTTCCCAAAGCTCG ATCACATTACCAGCGTCTCCAGTGGCAGCCCAGCTGATTGGCCGCACCCAAACATCCaactccactgctgctgcaacCACCATATCGCAGCAGGCCATGCTCCTGGGAAACAGACCCACCAACTGTAACCAAGCTCAGATGTACCTTCGAACTCAGATG CTTATTCTAACTCCTGCAGCCCCTGTGGCTGCAGTTCAGTCAGACCTCCCTGCTGtcacctcctgctcctctttacCTACCTCCTCTCAG GTGCAGAATCTGGCTCTGCGTGCCCACTTGCCTGGAGCTCTGGCTACAGCCCACAGTGTCATCCTAAAGCCGCCGGCCCAGTCCCAAGCCTTGTCTCCAGCTGCCTCTTTGTCCAAGACGTCAGTCTGTGCTCTGAAGACCGGCCAGTTGACTGACACCTCAACTGAAACAGGTCAGCCTGGACCCCAGATTATAACCCCAG TGCAGACCCACGCTCTGGTCAAGCAGCAGCTGTCCTGTCCATCAGGCCAGCGGGTAGCACACCACCAGCTCATCCTCCAGCAGGCCACAGCGGGCGCTCTCAACCACAGACAGCTCCAGCCCATTGCCCTCAGAGTGGCCCCCCAAGAGACCAACTCCagccctcttcctctttcagtcAAAAGACTGACCGCTCTCAGCACCCAGTCACAAACCAACAGTGACCCCCAAgccccctcttcttcttcttcttcttcttcttcttcttcgtcttctttttcttcttcttcttctttttcttcttcctcttcttcttcgtctGTCACCAGCGTGTTTGCATCATCAGCTCAGACCTCAATCCCAGCTGCCACCGTTCagcctcagcctcctcctctggtGGCCGCTCCACAGCGTCGGCTCTCGTTCCCACAAGTGCAGAATCagcctccgcctcctcctccacctctggtTCTCCCCAGGCTGCCCAAGAACCCCCCAGCCTCCCTCCAGAGGTTGTCCATGCACTCCGTCCAGGCTTTGGCCGTCCAGTCGGGGCAGGTGCTGCTGACAGAGCAGGAGCTCCCTGTGGCGGAGGCCCTGGTCCAGATGCCCTACCAGAAcctgcctcctcctcagacGGTGGCTGTCGATCTGAAAGTGCATCCGGTCAGACGCAATGAAACTCCATCG TCGGGGCAAACATGCAAAGTGAATGGACTGAGctcagaggagaggaaagatgaatGTTGTCCAAGTCGACAGAGAGACAGGACCCCTATACCCCTCGTTGTGGCTCATAAGCAGAACGGTACAG CAGTGATGGGTTCATCCCCCATCATCTCCAGTCACTCAGTGATCAGGTCACCACAGGTGGAGGAGCCCTCCCagctcaccaccaccaccaacagtagctgcagcagcactagcagcagcagcagcagcaaccctcctcctccacctcctcctctgcctcctcccatCCTTCCTGCTGCAGTCAGAGGCCCCAGCCAGCCTCCCTCTGCCCCGGCCAGCCTCCCAGGAAGCCCCGACAGGATACTTACAACCCATGTCCTCACACACCTCATAGAGGGCTTTGTCATCAGAGAGGGCCTGGAGCCATTCCCG GTGGGTCCTTCCTCGCTCTTAGTAGACCAGCAGGCTTCACTTCCAGAGTCCCAGGAGATACACACCAACGGGGATGCAGCGGCAGAGGACAGTCCTCTGGATGCTGACCAGTCAGATTCAACAGACTCTGAGATGGAAAACGATGGCCCTACAGCAGATG AGCTGGGGGAGAGTGTGCTGCAGTGTGAATACTGCGGGAGCAGAGGTTATGCTCAGACGTTTCTGCGCTCCAAACGCTTCTGCTCCATGACGTGTGTCCGAAG GTTCAATGTGAGCTGCACCAAGCGAATCACCATACTGAGAGCGGGCCGCTGGGGTCACAGGCCAACGGGCAGGAGAGGACGACCCCCCAGCCGAGTCAATGAAGCCTCCAGAGTGCATTTCCTGAGACAG GCTCATGGGTCATGTGGCTCAGAGGAGACTCAGCAGGGTTCACTGAGAGAGGAGGACGACGAGgcgcaggaggaggaggaggaggaggaggaggaggaggaggaggaggatgaaccTCCCGTTCCCATGAAGACCAGGCTCCGGAAGCAGGCTGAGAGgcagcgagagagggagagggagcaagagagacagcagaggaTGCCAGAAGCAATCAGTGTTTCTGACGGAGAGGAAGACGTCGGCTGTCCCTCCCAGTGGAACGTGGAACAAGTGTTTTCTTATATCAGCTCCCTGCCAG
- the phc3 gene encoding polyhomeotic-like protein 3 isoform X2, which translates to MERQSPGERRADTNRTVAPAPAAAATTTTAPTTSAAVTVATVSASSSTTCIRAPSASLGIVPSDRQAVQVIQHAIHRPQSMAAQYLHQMYAAQQQHLMLQTAALQQHQHNPHLQSLATIQQASVCQRQSPSSSTGSLVQPAGGSQSSITLPASPVAAQLIGRTQTSNSTAAATTISQQAMLLGNRPTNCNQAQMYLRTQMLILTPAAPVAAVQSDLPAVTSCSSLPTSSQVQNLALRAHLPGALATAHSVILKPPAQSQALSPAASLSKTSVCALKTGQLTDTSTETGQPGPQIITPVQTHALVKQQLSCPSGQRVAHHQLILQQATAGALNHRQLQPIALRVAPQETNSSPLPLSVKRLTALSTQSQTNSDPQAPSSSSSSSSSSSSSFSSSSSFSSSSSSSSVTSVFASSAQTSIPAATVQPQPPPLVAAPQRRLSFPQVQNQPPPPPPPLVLPRLPKNPPASLQRLSMHSVQALAVQSGQVLLTEQELPVAEALVQMPYQNLPPPQTVAVDLKVHPVRRNETPSSGQTCKVNGLSSEERKDECCPSRQRDRTPIPLVVAHKQNGTVMGSSPIISSHSVIRSPQVEEPSQLTTTTNSSCSSTSSSSSSNPPPPPPPLPPPILPAAVRGPSQPPSAPASLPGSPDRILTTHVLTHLIEGFVIREGLEPFPVGPSSLLVDQQASLPESQEIHTNGDAAAEDSPLDADQSDSTDSEMENDGPTADVAELGESVLQCEYCGSRGYAQTFLRSKRFCSMTCVRRFNVSCTKRITILRAGRWGHRPTGRRGRPPSRVNEASRVHFLRQAHGSCGSEETQQGSLREEDDEAQEEEEEEEEEEEEEDEPPVPMKTRLRKQAERQREREREQERQQRMPEAISVSDGEEDVGCPSQWNVEQVFSYISSLPGGRDVAEEFRSQEIDGQALLLLTEDHLVSTMNLKLGPALKLCAHINSLKDA; encoded by the exons ATGGAGCGGCAGAGCCCAGGGGAGAGGCGGGCGGATACTAACAGGACCGTAGCCCCCGcccccgccgccgccgccaccaccaccaccgccccCACCACGTCGGCTGCAGTCACCGTGGCAACAGTCAGcgccagcagcagcaccacgTGCATCCGGGCGCCCTCGGCTTCCCTCGGCATCGTCCCGTCGGACAGGCAGGCAGTCCAG GTGATCCAGCACGCCATCCACAGACCTCAGAGCATGGCGGCCCAGTACCTGCATCAGATGTACGCggcccagcagcagcacctcATGCTGCAGACGGCAGCcctgcagcagcaccagcacaACCCCCATCTGCAGAGTCTGGCAACCATACAgcag GCTTCAGTCTGTCAGAGGCAGTCTCCGTCTTCATCTACTGGCAGTTTGGTTCAACCTGCTGGTGGTTCCCAAAGCTCG ATCACATTACCAGCGTCTCCAGTGGCAGCCCAGCTGATTGGCCGCACCCAAACATCCaactccactgctgctgcaacCACCATATCGCAGCAGGCCATGCTCCTGGGAAACAGACCCACCAACTGTAACCAAGCTCAGATGTACCTTCGAACTCAGATG CTTATTCTAACTCCTGCAGCCCCTGTGGCTGCAGTTCAGTCAGACCTCCCTGCTGtcacctcctgctcctctttacCTACCTCCTCTCAG GTGCAGAATCTGGCTCTGCGTGCCCACTTGCCTGGAGCTCTGGCTACAGCCCACAGTGTCATCCTAAAGCCGCCGGCCCAGTCCCAAGCCTTGTCTCCAGCTGCCTCTTTGTCCAAGACGTCAGTCTGTGCTCTGAAGACCGGCCAGTTGACTGACACCTCAACTGAAACAGGTCAGCCTGGACCCCAGATTATAACCCCAG TGCAGACCCACGCTCTGGTCAAGCAGCAGCTGTCCTGTCCATCAGGCCAGCGGGTAGCACACCACCAGCTCATCCTCCAGCAGGCCACAGCGGGCGCTCTCAACCACAGACAGCTCCAGCCCATTGCCCTCAGAGTGGCCCCCCAAGAGACCAACTCCagccctcttcctctttcagtcAAAAGACTGACCGCTCTCAGCACCCAGTCACAAACCAACAGTGACCCCCAAgccccctcttcttcttcttcttcttcttcttcttcttcgtcttctttttcttcttcttcttctttttcttcttcctcttcttcttcgtctGTCACCAGCGTGTTTGCATCATCAGCTCAGACCTCAATCCCAGCTGCCACCGTTCagcctcagcctcctcctctggtGGCCGCTCCACAGCGTCGGCTCTCGTTCCCACAAGTGCAGAATCagcctccgcctcctcctccacctctggtTCTCCCCAGGCTGCCCAAGAACCCCCCAGCCTCCCTCCAGAGGTTGTCCATGCACTCCGTCCAGGCTTTGGCCGTCCAGTCGGGGCAGGTGCTGCTGACAGAGCAGGAGCTCCCTGTGGCGGAGGCCCTGGTCCAGATGCCCTACCAGAAcctgcctcctcctcagacGGTGGCTGTCGATCTGAAAGTGCATCCGGTCAGACGCAATGAAACTCCATCG TCGGGGCAAACATGCAAAGTGAATGGACTGAGctcagaggagaggaaagatgaatGTTGTCCAAGTCGACAGAGAGACAGGACCCCTATACCCCTCGTTGTGGCTCATAAGCAGAACGGTACAG TGATGGGTTCATCCCCCATCATCTCCAGTCACTCAGTGATCAGGTCACCACAGGTGGAGGAGCCCTCCCagctcaccaccaccaccaacagtagctgcagcagcactagcagcagcagcagcagcaaccctcctcctccacctcctcctctgcctcctcccatCCTTCCTGCTGCAGTCAGAGGCCCCAGCCAGCCTCCCTCTGCCCCGGCCAGCCTCCCAGGAAGCCCCGACAGGATACTTACAACCCATGTCCTCACACACCTCATAGAGGGCTTTGTCATCAGAGAGGGCCTGGAGCCATTCCCG GTGGGTCCTTCCTCGCTCTTAGTAGACCAGCAGGCTTCACTTCCAGAGTCCCAGGAGATACACACCAACGGGGATGCAGCGGCAGAGGACAGTCCTCTGGATGCTGACCAGTCAGATTCAACAGACTCTGAGATGGAAAACGATGGCCCTACAGCAGATG TTGCAGAGCTGGGGGAGAGTGTGCTGCAGTGTGAATACTGCGGGAGCAGAGGTTATGCTCAGACGTTTCTGCGCTCCAAACGCTTCTGCTCCATGACGTGTGTCCGAAG GTTCAATGTGAGCTGCACCAAGCGAATCACCATACTGAGAGCGGGCCGCTGGGGTCACAGGCCAACGGGCAGGAGAGGACGACCCCCCAGCCGAGTCAATGAAGCCTCCAGAGTGCATTTCCTGAGACAG GCTCATGGGTCATGTGGCTCAGAGGAGACTCAGCAGGGTTCACTGAGAGAGGAGGACGACGAGgcgcaggaggaggaggaggaggaggaggaggaggaggaggaggaggatgaaccTCCCGTTCCCATGAAGACCAGGCTCCGGAAGCAGGCTGAGAGgcagcgagagagggagagggagcaagagagacagcagaggaTGCCAGAAGCAATCAGTGTTTCTGACGGAGAGGAAGACGTCGGCTGTCCCTCCCAGTGGAACGTGGAACAAGTGTTTTCTTATATCAGCTCCCTGCCAG